TTCATAATATCGCACCTTCAGTAAGTTGTTCACTAATTTTTGGCCTCCATTAGTACTTTCGATTAACATAACCATTTTCTGTAAGGgcattgaatcaaataaatttgaattataaactgATTAACTAGAATGGCTTAGCACCATGAAGAATGTTGCAGGtgtttagttttaaaattcatactAGTGATGTgaattttattcacaaaatcgAAATTTTTAACTTGCACATCTGGTATTTGACGAGCCAGACTATTTACTGTTTAAgatctattttataacttttgacggTGAAAGTGCTGGGTGGCAAGCATGTAGCAAGGCAAATATTTTGGAGGCGAGAATGTATGACGGCAAAGAATCTTGACGGCAAGTGCACTAGAAACAAAAGTGAGCGAGGTAAATGTGTTTGAGGCAAAGCTACCTGTCACCGAATAAGTCTTGCACCGCCTTGTGGCCTTGCAtactgtaattcattttaatctgAATAAAGTTACATGAAGTTGGAAATGGTAGACatcacattaatatttattcaatatatatttggtaacaTTATTTGTTAACTTTGCTGCAATTGGCGGCAACAATGACAGTCTCCAAGCGGGAAAGGAAGGCCGGCCATACACGTGAGACTTAGATTCTTCCACTCTTTATTCACGAGAGCTTGAGGTATTTGATATTCTTGTAGCGGACTGTGCAGACTTTTGACTCCACTTACCACCAGATGGTGTAGTCCAGCGGATTTAGATCCGAGCTCCGGGGAAaggaaaagttaattaataagtcACTAATAAGACTCCTACAACACTACATATGGAATTTTTGATTGTCTCTTCTCAAACTTCCTTGACTTCTCCCATACCCCAGGACGCCTTAACCACCTATGACACGGTATACCGGTTTaggtaattctttttttctttttttattctgtcaTAAACTTTACAGGGTAGCCTCAACAGAGTATTTGGCAGCTTAAGGGGCCTTAGCCTGACTGGTCTACCGCTTCGAAGACGATCCTTGAGGCCGGATCTGTCTTCCATGAGCTTGCAAATGTGATAGATGGTGTTACCGTTGACCTCAAGCTGTTTGACGACGTCAGGTATGccatggacattttttttttgtgaactcgTCCATGGATATACTGAGTTGGTCTCATAAGTGTGAATGAAAAGCTTTTGGGGTTAGCTTGACTGGTATACCGCTTAAAAGACAGTCCTTTAGGCAAGAGCCATCTTACAGGGGGTGCAGAAGGCAGTTGACCCCAAGCTGCTTTATGGTGTTTGAGGTATCATGACAGGCGCGGATCAAAGTTCCAATCTCCCACCTTTTTGTTTCCATCTTTGTCCAGAAGTGAGATATATTTGTTTGCGGTATCTTGTTTGAAAGATAAGAACAACTGCTTTTCATTATTGGGCTTAACTTTATTCTCGAAATTCTATACGCCTttctaaatacatttaaaaaggtGGTCACAACTTATTCGTAATCTGGTAAGTCAAATCTAGAATTGAGTATTACACTTCTATTAAATGAATTCGGAGCATGATAATTGATCTTGTTTCGGACTCAGAAAAGGTGGACAACAGGTGGAATAAAGTATTgcatttctattataaatatatttttattagtcctTTGATGCAAAcgcaaattgtacttatagATCTTCCGCTCAGAAAATACTATAAATTCGACGAAAATAAAGGAATGTTTTTGTCAAGTCATCCCTTAAATAGGTAGAAATATAAAACCCGTAATTGaccaaaaaatgtcaaaaaaggatctatgaattaaattatcattttcttaattcttttcaaaattgtttttgcatTGACCCTCCACAAATGATCCTATATGCAAAAACTTATTCATTAGCAATGATTAAATCAATGTAAATACGAATAGAgcctgtttttttgttgttgtttttttgttataaacatGTTtgcagtagaaaaaaaatatataatgaaaaaccCTCCTGAATTTGAGACTCTCTCAggctttgccaaaaaaattaattctttcttGGAAAGCCAAAACGAtgattattatctttaatttaaaacatataaaatatacaaatatgttttattacatATCACCTACAcgcgtgatttttttttcttttgagtgtGTGAGTAAATCTATGTTCTACactatattttccatgatttaaaAATCATGGAAAAGAACAAGGACTAAGAAACGACATAGGGTTAACGTTATCATTCTATTCATTTGTTAAAGGTCGACAGAACAGTCAAttctgaaatattataaaaggtaaaaacattattgtatcttatcaaagtaaaataattaattaatagatctcttttctttttttttttttttttgttaaagtaatctttctttttttcatcacagGTCCAAAATGTCATATTATGAACCTCACCACACATGTAGCTATAATATAATGACACTGGATGAGCTGAGACTCAATTCTCTTCGTCGAAGAAGTGAGGGTATTCGTAATGTGGATAAGGCATTTGACATTGCTCAAATTAAAATACAAGAACAGGTTGAACATAGAAACTCCAGTTTGGAAGCTCGTCTCTTGCAGCTGAATGAGCTGCAAAGTAAAGTTGAGGACGATACAAAGAGGATAACGGGCTTTAAAGCCAAACCAAGAGAGGATCTTgggttttcacaaaaaatttctactGATAAGGCGAGATTCAAGTCAGAAAAACCAAAGGAGGCACTTAaaattaatggagaaaaaagaattaaaaagaacATTGTGGAAGAATCCAAGACTTTCAAAGAGGATAAGCCAAAGGAACCGGAAGTCTTAAAACCAAAGGAACCTGAAGATATAAATTCAAAGAAACCTGAAGTCGTAAGACCAAAGGAGCCAGAAATCGTGAAAGCAACAGAACCAGAAGTTGTAAAGCCAAAGGAGTCGAAAGAAGATTTGCCAAAGGAACCAGAAGTTGTAAAGCCAAAGGAGCCCAAAGAAGATTTGCCAAAGGAACCAGAAGTCATTAAGCCAATGGAACCAGAAGTCATTAAGCCAATGGAACCAGAAGTCATTAAGCCAAAGAAACCAGAAGTCATTCAACCAAAAGAACCTGAAGTTGTAAAGGAAAAGGAACTAGAATTGATTGAACCtaagcaaaaaaatcaaaacattgaGCAGTCTGAAGGTTCTAAGACAACACACAATGTTGAAACAGGGCTTAAAAGTTCTGAAAGCACTCAAGAACAGAAAATTGAAGAACCAGTAACAGAAGAGAGGAAAAAAGCTCCAGAGTTGATCGTCATTCCTGTTGAGAATGATGAGGAGGGAAAACCAGATAAGATCAACCAAATTTTAGAATGCAATGATGTTTTAGATCCCACTTCTAAATCTATGTCTCCATTTGAACAGAACCTTGTTGCTTTCGgacaacattttaattttattcctaGTCCGGAACCTGAGAAATGGGAATCTTCAGAGTCTGAGGAAGAGATTCAAGAGGAACCGGAAGAAGTAGTGGAGGAAGAGTTGACACCTTATAAAGCTGCTCTTAAAAAGAAATACGATGAGGAGGTATGCACCACAAAAACAGCTTCTTGGGGAGGTGATAAGCCAAAAGGGAGATATGACATGTCCTTCTTGAACGTGAATCAAGGCGAAGAAATTATTCATGGAAATTTATTCACACAGTTCAAGGAATGGATCACGGCTGTGAAAGAGGAGGAGATCGGAGATAATGCTTTAAAGAGTATTAAATCTCATCAAAATGATCCCGTAGTTGAAGGAGCTCCTAAAATTGATCCTCATCCAGCTTTCAAGAACAGAtcagattatatttatattggagaaaaaaatgtcatgGCCAAGCCTCATGGAGATGGAGAACTTACTTTCCATAATGGGGACAGATTTAAAGGAGAATTCCTCAACGGAGAAAGACATGGCTATGGAGCTCTCAATGTGTCTCCAGACGATAAATTATTTCACACTGTCTCTTCCATCGAAGGTACCTATGTTCACGATCAACTTGAAGGTGAAGCAAAAATTGTACACAAGAACGGTGATATCAGGCACGCATTCTGCTCAAAGGGATCCCTTCATGGTATCTGTAAATTATTTGACAAGGATTACAATATCATTGAAATGGGATGGTATTTGAGTGGTGAGAAGGAAGGACAGTTTTGGCGTTTCTTAACCGGTGGATCTTATCTCGTAGGAGGTGTTacagagacaaaaaaaatcggAGGAGATGATGTTATTTACATTTATCCGGATTTGAAAACTTGCTTCAAAGGAACTTTTGTCGATGAACAAATGCTTCTGGGACAGGCTTGCTATGTCGAAGTTGCCATGAAAAAGAgggatattttctatataaagaCCACAACTCCCAAAGGACCCAAATACAAATATGATCCGTCCACCAGGGATCGAATGTGCGAATTGGATCCCCTTCTACCCGATCCTTATGAGTAcaattgcatatatataaagCAATCGCGAATGAAAGGAGCAGGAGATGGGATTTTTGCTCTGAAAGATTTATATAGAGGAGAAGTGGTCAGTTTTTATAATGGTATTCCTATGAAGTCAGATGAGCTAAATGCCAAAAGTGATGAATGGGAAAAAAATGCGTACAAAATCATGAACCTTCTTGGAAAAGATCAGGACGGGAAAGAGGGAGTCATTGATATTCCAGAAGAGTATATTGCTCTAGATAAGTACAAAGCCAGTCTGAGTCACAAGGCAAATCATAGTTTTGAACCAAATGccaaatttactttatttcatcATGCTCGTTTTGGATTGATTCCTAGTTTAGTTATCACAGCTGAGGCAGTTGCACATGATAAAGAGATCACTGTTAGTTACGACTATGCCATGGATGAGTCCCCTCCATGGTATCAAGATCTATACACACAAAATATGATGACTTTGTATCAAGAATCCAAGAACTTTGAAGGGTAAAATTATACaagtatacaattattataatatataactttttaattgttctaaaaagtattttaacgattcttttattcaaatttgaaaataaatacatttatttttggaaaaagttacaacgtaattatttcaaatggatATATTAGAACTATTGCGTGTGATTCATTTTTACTAGGGTTTCTTATAATATAGAATCTTGTCTTTGAGTCACCtccggcaaaaaaaaaaaaaaaattacgggaTCCCAGGAAATATCAAAATCCTgtgggtaaataataaatttgatgcGAGGCCCAACCATACGGGATGAGGAATAAGTTTGTGAGGATATGTTTTATCTTCTAAATTcaacataaatttatgaattagcataaacttttgtaaaaacgatcaaattgttgaataaattacATCTAAAAAACTATTGTTCAAAATAGCCACCCTTTTCCCGGATTACAAGGCGAAGGAGCACTTAGGCAGAGACAGAACGGACAGGTTCTTCAGAAATGTTGGCCCATTCCAACGCTTCAGAGCTTCATGAGTGGGGTGGTGTTTTTGAACAAGCACTGGCCTTAAGGATGGAGCACCTAGAAAATTCTATGTGATTCAGATCAGAGCTATAGGCCGCcacatattattttctcaaaatcctATCCTTTCACCATTCCTGCACACTTTTTGCAATGTGAAAGGTTGCTTTGTCTTGGATGAAGATATAATGGGCATCAACAAGTGTGTTCTGAAGTCAGGGAAGGATCAACACACCTTGTAGGGGTGTTGGTTGATCTTCCCACCCTCCTCAATGAAAATGTGGGGAATCTTACTCCTGTCTGATATAACAACGACCTAGACCATGACACAGGGTGTCTTCTGGCACCTTGTGATAATGCGGAGGTTTTAAGAGATGCTGTTAATGGGCATGCCTAAAACAGACAATTTTGTGAACTATAGATGCCCTCGACAATGAACAACTTTGTGCTTACTCCCTCTCCCCAAGTGCCTCATCGTCTCCACCATCTAATGCGGGTGGCTATTTCGAACCAAAGTTTCTTTTAGATTAATTTGGttacaatttgataattttcactaaaatttatgctaataaatattttatattgaatatataaactaaaacataTCCTACAGAACTTATTCCTTACCTTGTATATTCTCAATTctcaagttatttatttttataattatcatgcagcaaaaattgtacaaaaacagtatatgctcaactaagagagagagagaaactaAGCGCTAaagctttgaaataa
The genomic region above belongs to Lepeophtheirus salmonis chromosome 8, UVic_Lsal_1.4, whole genome shotgun sequence and contains:
- the LOC121122556 gene encoding uncharacterized protein isoform X1 codes for the protein MRTVSKMSYYEPHHTCSYNIMTLDELRLNSLRRRSEGIRNVDKAFDIAQIKIQEQVEHRNSSLEARLLQLNELQSKVEDDTKRITGFKAKPREDLGFSQKISTDKARFKSEKPKEALKINGEKRIKKNIVEESKTFKEDKPKEPEVLKPKEPEDINSKKPEVVRPKEPEIVKATEPEVVKPKESKEDLPKEPEVVKPKEPKEDLPKEPEVIKPMEPEVIKPMEPEVIKPKKPEVIQPKEPEVVKEKELELIEPKQKNQNIEQSEGSKTTHNVETGLKSSESTQEQKIEEPVTEERKKAPELIVIPVENDEEGKPDKINQILECNDVLDPTSKSMSPFEQNLVAFGQHFNFIPSPEPEKWESSESEEEIQEEPEEVVEEELTPYKAALKKKYDEEVCTTKTASWGGDKPKGRYDMSFLNVNQGEEIIHGNLFTQFKEWITAVKEEEIGDNALKSIKSHQNDPVVEGAPKIDPHPAFKNRSDYIYIGEKNVMAKPHGDGELTFHNGDRFKGEFLNGERHGYGALNVSPDDKLFHTVSSIEGTYVHDQLEGEAKIVHKNGDIRHAFCSKGSLHGICKLFDKDYNIIEMGWYLSGEKEGQFWRFLTGGSYLVGGVTETKKIGGDDVIYIYPDLKTCFKGTFVDEQMLLGQACYVEVAMKKRDIFYIKTTTPKGPKYKYDPSTRDRMCELDPLLPDPYEYNCIYIKQSRMKGAGDGIFALKDLYRGEVVSFYNGIPMKSDELNAKSDEWEKNAYKIMNLLGKDQDGKEGVIDIPEEYIALDKYKASLSHKANHSFEPNAKFTLFHHARFGLIPSLVITAEAVAHDKEITVSYDYAMDESPPWYQDLYTQNMMTLYQESKNFEG
- the LOC121122556 gene encoding uncharacterized protein isoform X2, with protein sequence MSYYEPHHTCSYNIMTLDELRLNSLRRRSEGIRNVDKAFDIAQIKIQEQVEHRNSSLEARLLQLNELQSKVEDDTKRITGFKAKPREDLGFSQKISTDKARFKSEKPKEALKINGEKRIKKNIVEESKTFKEDKPKEPEVLKPKEPEDINSKKPEVVRPKEPEIVKATEPEVVKPKESKEDLPKEPEVVKPKEPKEDLPKEPEVIKPMEPEVIKPMEPEVIKPKKPEVIQPKEPEVVKEKELELIEPKQKNQNIEQSEGSKTTHNVETGLKSSESTQEQKIEEPVTEERKKAPELIVIPVENDEEGKPDKINQILECNDVLDPTSKSMSPFEQNLVAFGQHFNFIPSPEPEKWESSESEEEIQEEPEEVVEEELTPYKAALKKKYDEEVCTTKTASWGGDKPKGRYDMSFLNVNQGEEIIHGNLFTQFKEWITAVKEEEIGDNALKSIKSHQNDPVVEGAPKIDPHPAFKNRSDYIYIGEKNVMAKPHGDGELTFHNGDRFKGEFLNGERHGYGALNVSPDDKLFHTVSSIEGTYVHDQLEGEAKIVHKNGDIRHAFCSKGSLHGICKLFDKDYNIIEMGWYLSGEKEGQFWRFLTGGSYLVGGVTETKKIGGDDVIYIYPDLKTCFKGTFVDEQMLLGQACYVEVAMKKRDIFYIKTTTPKGPKYKYDPSTRDRMCELDPLLPDPYEYNCIYIKQSRMKGAGDGIFALKDLYRGEVVSFYNGIPMKSDELNAKSDEWEKNAYKIMNLLGKDQDGKEGVIDIPEEYIALDKYKASLSHKANHSFEPNAKFTLFHHARFGLIPSLVITAEAVAHDKEITVSYDYAMDESPPWYQDLYTQNMMTLYQESKNFEG